Genomic segment of Chitinophaga varians:
ACCATTCCTGGGCCAGATCCCGCTGGTACAAAGCATCCGCGAAGGCGGCGACAGCGGTCAGCCCGCTATGGCCAGCGATGATAAAATTACCCGCAAAGCCTTCCTGGACGTGGCCGGCGCCGCTGCCAGAAGCATAGCCATGCGTAACGCTAATATTGCACCCACCAAAATTGTGGATGTGATCGTATAATACTTGTTCATTTAGATATTTGATTATTTAATTATTTTAAGGATTAAATAATCAAATAATTAGATGTCATACCTGACAGCGAAAATGAAGTGGTGTCGCCACGGCATTTTCGCTGTTTTTTTTGGAAAATCTTCATTCTTTTTTTCCTTATCTTTAGTTGAATCTTCCTCCGAAATGATTGTCGGTAAAGCATAACGACCACAACAACTACCACACAGTAAAATATTTTAGAGGTAATCATAATATGTTTAAACTGCTGCAATGCTTAAGTTTTACTTAACTTTGCGCCCCAAATAAACCGACTATGAATCGACAGGAATTGGTGAATCTTATTAAGGAAAAACAATCTTATCTGTGCGTAGGATTGGATACAGACATGCAAAAGATTCCAAAACACCTGCTGTCTCACGCAGATCCGGTGTTTGCCTTTAACAAGGCAATTATTGACGCCACCAAAGACCTTTGCGTGGCGTATAAAATCAATACGGCCTTTTACGAATGTATGGGCATCCGCGGATGGGAAAGCCTGCAGCGTACGGTAGAATATATCCCTTCCGGTATCTTTACCATCGCCGATGCTAAACGCGGCGATATCGGCAATACTTCCACCCAATACGCCAAAACTTTTTTTGATACGTATAAGTTTGATTCCGTTACGGTAGCTCCTTATATGGGGAAAGACAGCGTATTGCCATTCCTCCAGTTCCCGGAGAAATGGACCA
This window contains:
- the pyrF gene encoding orotidine-5'-phosphate decarboxylase, translating into MNRQELVNLIKEKQSYLCVGLDTDMQKIPKHLLSHADPVFAFNKAIIDATKDLCVAYKINTAFYECMGIRGWESLQRTVEYIPSGIFTIADAKRGDIGNTSTQYAKTFFDTYKFDSVTVAPYMGKDSVLPFLQFPEKWTILLGLTSNEGSQDFQLQQAGDELLFEKVIKTAMEWGTPDNLMFVVGATQSAQLGYIRKMAPDNFFLVPGVGAQGGSLQEISTQAMNKDCGLLVNVSRGIIYAGNGEDFATDARNAALQYQQEMATYLNQTTVSL